The following proteins come from a genomic window of Metarhizium brunneum chromosome 2, complete sequence:
- the acu-6 gene encoding Phosphoenolpyruvate carboxykinase, producing the protein MKDPIARTASPYTDPSVQGPRFKIQESRTDLRKMISSNVNKTALHPGGVQPHHNHTELEEELHETAHIDYDRVAIIPNPSVAALYEDALVYETGSAITSSGALTAYSGKKTGRSPLDKRIVQEPSSENDIWWGPVNKPMSTEVWKINRERAVDYLNTRNRIYVIDGYAGWDEKYRIRVRVICARAYHALFMRNMLIRPPREELEHFHPDYTIYNAGSFPANRYTEGMTSPTSVAINFAEKEMVILGTEYAGEMKKGVFTVLFYEMPIKHNVLTLHSSANEGKNGDVTLFFGLSGTGKTTLSADPNRALIGDDEHCWSDRGVFNIEGGCYAKCIGLSAEKEPDIFGAIRYGSVLENVVFDPDTREVDYDDSTLTENTRCAYPIEYINNAKIPCLSESMPSNIILLTCDARGVLPPISKLDRAQTMFHFISGYTSKMAGTEDGVTEPQATFSSCFAQPFLALHPMRYAKMLADKIDQHKANAWLLNTGWVGAGHSQGGKRCPLKYTRAILDAIHSGDLAKVEYENYGVFNLQVPKSCPNVPADLLNPEKAWTAGSDSFQKEVVKLGKLFRENFTKYESEATEDVVKAGPSV; encoded by the exons ATGAAGGACCCCATCGCCAGGACCGCATCTCCTTACACTGATCCCTCTGTCCAAGGCCCAAGGTTCAAGATTCAAGAATCCAGAACTGATTTGCGCAAGA TGATCTCCAGCAACGTCAACAAGACCGCTTTACACCCTGGCGGTGTTCA GCCTCACCACAACCACACCGAGCTTGAGGAGGAGCTCCACGAGACTGCCCACATTGACTACGACCGTGTCGCTATT ATCCCCAACCCCTCAGTGGCCGCTCTCTACGAAGATGCTCTCGTCTACGAGACGGGTTCCGCCATCACCTCGAGCGGTGCCCTGACTGCCTACTCCGGAAAGAAGACTGGTCGCTCACCCCTCGACAAGCGAATCGTCCAGGAGCCGTCATCAGAAAACGACATCTGGTGGGGTCCCGTCAACAAGCCCATGAGCACCGAG GTCTGGAAGATCAACCGTGAGCGTGCTGTCGACTACCTCAACACCCGCAACCGCATCTATGTCATCGACGGTTATGCCGGCTGGGACGAGAAGTACCGCATCCGCGTTCGTGTCATCTGCGCCCGCGCCTACCATGCCCTCTTCATGAGAAACATGCTCATCCGCCCTCCTCgtgaggagctggagcaCTTCCACCCCGACTACACCATCTACAACGCCGGGTCGTTCCCTGCCAACCGTTACACCGAGGGCATGACCTCTCCCACCTCAGTCGCCATCAACTTCGCCGAGAAGGAGATGGTCATCCTGGGTACCGAGTACGCCGgtgagatgaagaagggagTCTTCACGGTTCTCTTCTACGAGATGCCCATCAAGCACAACGTCTTGACCCTGCACTCGTCCGCCAACGAGGGCAAGAATGGCGATGTCACCCTCTTCTTCGGTCTGTCCGGAACCGGCAAGACCACCCTCTCCGCCGACCCCAACCGTGCTCTGATCGGTGACGACGAGCACTGCTGGAGTGACCGTGGTGTCTTCAACATCGAGGGCGGTTGCTATGCCAAGTGCATCGGCCTGTCCGCCGAGAAGGAGCCTGACATCTTTGGCGCCATCCGCTACGGATCCGTTCTCGAGAACGTCGTCTTCGACCCCGACACCCGTGAAGTCGACTACGACGACTCTACCCTGACTGAGAACACCCGATGCGCCTACCCCATCGAGTACATCAACAACGCCAAGATTCCCTGCCTGTCAGAAAGCATGCCCTCCAacatcatcctcctcacctGCGACGCCCGCGGTGTCCTGCCCCCCATCTCCAAGCTGGACCGTGCCCAGACCATGTTCCACTTCATCTCCGGATACACCTCCAAGATGGCCGGCACCGAGGACGGCGTCACCGAGCCCCAGGCCACCTTCTCCAGCTGCTTCGCCCAGCCCTTCCTTGCCCTGCACCCCATGCGATACGCCAAGATGCTTGCCGACAAGATCGACCAGCACAAGGCCAACGCCTGGCTCCTCAACACCGGCTGggtcggcgccggccacaGCCAGGGCGGCAAGCGGTGCCCCCTCAAGTACACCCGTGCcatcctcgacgccatccaCTCGGGCGAtctggccaaggtcgagTACGAGAACTACGGCGTCTTCAACCTCCAGGTCCCCAAGTCTTGCCCCAACGTCCCCGCCGACCTGCTCAACCCCGAGAAGGCCTGGACGGCTGGTTCCGACAGCTTCCAGAAGGAAGTTGTCAAGCTGGGCAAGCTCTTCCGCGAGAACTTTACCAAGTACGAGAGCGAGGCTACCGAGGACGTTGTCAAGGCTGGTCCTTCGGTGTAA